A genomic stretch from Pristiophorus japonicus isolate sPriJap1 chromosome 6, sPriJap1.hap1, whole genome shotgun sequence includes:
- the LOC139266261 gene encoding G-protein coupled receptor 55-like: MNQTLADAINCTASTSNTVDDSVKRFQLIVNPPTFIFGLVLNGIALWYLCFKFKKWTESTIYMTNLIVSDMLLLFSLPFKIYAYQTEEWFLGPAFCSFLESLYYVNTYASILLITFICMDRYIAIKHPFLARTFRSPKKTVIACAGVWIAVWSCSIGIYSKRNSKICFFNHSKSVWSVSNIAPVQIVFLLTALTMIFCSLQIIRTLQRSGAMKPENRSSSKSVKIVLSNLLTFLVCFTPTHVATLLYFSARKCWISQSYLVPLRNFLQICLCVANVNCVLDAIYYYLVIKEFWKSNESHRPKWRKSIQEGAEHLMSRCQERAENKRSWILCGYLKLPHNITPEISEISFFKHLADYLTV, encoded by the exons ATGAACCAAACCTTGGCAGATG CAATAAATTGTACAGCAAGCACGTCAAACACAGTGGACGATTCTGTGAAGCGATTTCAGTTAATCGTCAACCCGCCGACCTTTATTTTCGGTTTGGTACTTAACGGAATTGCATTGTGGTACCTGTGCTTTAAATTTAAGAAGTGGACGGAGTCTACGATCTACATGACCAACCTGATCGTGTCGGACATGCTGCTGCTTTTCTCCCTGCCTTTCAAAATCTACGCTTACCAGACTGAGGAGTGGTTTCTGGGTCCGGCATTCTGCAGCTTCTTGGAGTCTCTGTACTATGTGAACACCTATGCAAGTATCCTGCTCATAACGTTCATCTGCATGGATCGCTACATCGCCATAAAGCACCCCTTTCTGGCCAGAACCTTCAGATCCCCAAAGAAAACGGTGATCGCCTGTGCCGGGGTTTGGATTGCTGTCTGGTCTTGCAGCATCGGCATTTATTCTAAAAGGAACTCGAAGATCTGTTTTTTCAACCATTCAAAGTCGGTTTGGAGTGTATCTAATATTGCACCCGTCCAAATCGTGTTtctgctcactgctctcaccatgaTCTTCTGCTCCCTTCAGATCATCAGAACTCTGCAGAGAAGCGGCGCCATGAAACccgagaacagatccagcagcaagTCCGTGAAGATCGTCCTTTCAAATCTGTTAACTTTCCTGGTTTGTTTCACACCGACTCACGTGGCAACCTTGCTGTATTTTTCAGCTCGAAAGTGCTGGATATCACAGAGTTACCTGGTGCCTCTGCGCAACTTTCTCCAGATCTGCCTGTGTGTAGCAAATGTAAACTGTGTCCTGGATGCCATCTACTACTATTTGGTCATTAAAGAGTTCTGGAAGTCAAATGAAAgtcaccgccctaagtggaggaagagcatccaggagggcgctgagcacctcatgtcGCGTTgtcaagagcgtgcagaaaacaagcgcag CTGGATTCTCTGTGGTTACCTAAAGCTGCCCCATAACATCACGCCAGAGATCTCTGAAATTAGTTTCTTCAAGCATCTTGCTGATTATTTAACCgtgtaa